Proteins encoded by one window of Seriola aureovittata isolate HTS-2021-v1 ecotype China chromosome 4, ASM2101889v1, whole genome shotgun sequence:
- the mecom gene encoding MDS1 and EVI1 complex locus protein EVI1-A isoform X13, which translates to MKAEEYSCDTMAPDIHEERQYRCEDCDQHFESRNQLLDHQKQPCGMPPSSFLNPGGDSDLKAQEPQDLRPLHMSHGLHECKECDQVFPDVQSLEAHVLSHSEEREYKCDQCPKAFNWKSNLIRHQMSHDSGKHYECENCSKQVFTDPSNLQRHIRSQHVGARAHACSDCGKTFATSSGLKQHKHIHSSVKPFMCKSLRPYLCEVCHKSYTQFSNLCRHKRMHADCRTQIKCKDCGQMFSTTSSLNKHRRFCEGKNHFTAGGLFAQGMPLPGAPGLDKSALAMGHSSAGLADYFGASRHHGGLTFPAAPAFPFSFPGLFPSGLYHRPPLIPATTSPVRQPSHAPITGPGAELSKSPLLPPSPGTQETRELLKALRKDGGSPGSQMPSSELHTQSSSSSTKQRNKQSDQSESSDLDDVSTPSGSDLESTSGSELESDMDSERERGAARENGKGPKRKASEGGPQSPSLTGSSAAKDFPGPSLIPSSLDEHTAVTGAVNDSIKAIASIAEKYFGSTGLAGLQDKKVGSLPYPSMFPLPFFPAFSPPVYPFPDRDLRPPGLKGEPQSPADDGKKAQGKSSAESPFDLTTKRKEEKSAPFTPSKPEASHSVGQDQPLDLSLGTRGRGRHPREEETKKNLNYEEEKGVVEIPKADTSLQHARPTPFFMDPIYSRVEKRRMSDPFETLKDKYMRPAPGFLFHPQFRLPDQRTWMSAIENMAEKLETFGSLKPESGDLLRSVPSMFDFRAPPSALPETLLRKGKERYTCRYCGKIFPRSANLTRHLRTHTGEQPYRCKYCDRSFSISSNLQRHIRNIHNKEKPFKCHLCDRCFGQQTNLDRHLKKHENGNLSGTAMSSPQSELDSSSAILDDKEDSYFNEIRNFIGNTGQNQTSPDPSEEGLNGGPFEEEKPLMASHVSRDLEDEEAEELGADEEEGEEPSNTPGKPEGEVLPSNLSDDIIQDEMDFTGPNDLNLNCKTSPRGYKDEEEQSGYSALDHIRHFSDMRKLEESELSEGDGDEDDGSFGSPSLNEAVKQPLFRKSKSQAYAMMLSLAEKDSLHPATHTPATMWHSLARAAAESSAIQSLSHV; encoded by the exons ATGAAGGCTGAAGAGTATTCATGTGACACCATGGCTCCTGATATTCATG aggagaggcagTACCGCTGTGAGGACTGTGACCAGCACTTTGAGTCCCGCAACCAGCTGCTGGATCACCAGAAGCAGCCATGTGGGAtgcccccctcctctttccttaACCCAg GTGGGGACAGTGACCTAAAGGCCCAGGAACCTCAAGACTTGCGACCCCTCCACATGTCCCATGGTCTACACGAGTGTAAGGAGTGTGACCAGGTCTTTCCTGACGTCCAGAG cCTGGAGGCCCATGTTCTGTCCCACTCTGAGGAGAGGGAATATAAGTGTGACCAGTGCCCCAAGGCCTTCAACTGGAAATCAAACCTGATCCGACATCAGATGTCACATGACAGTGGCAAGCACTACGAATGTGAAAACTGCTCAAAG CAGGTGTTCACAGACCCCAGTAACCTGCAGAGGCACATCCGCTCACAGCACGTCGGGGCACGGGCCCACGCCTGCTCCGACTGCGGCAAGACGTTCGCTACGTCTTCGGGCCTCAAGCAGCATAAGCACATCCACAGCAGTGTCAAGCCCTTCATGTGTAAGTCACTAAGACCCTACCTAT GCGAGGTATGCCACAAGTCCTACACCCAGTTTTCTAACCTGTGTCGTCACAAACGCATGCACGCTGACTGCCGCACACAGATCAAGTGCAAGGACTGTGGGCAGATGTTCAGCACCACGTCCTCCCTCAACAAGCACCGGCGCTTCTGTGAAGGAAAGAACCATTTCACAGCAGGGGGCTTGTTTGCCCAGGGTATGCCACTCCCTGGGGCCCCTGGCTTGGACAAATCAGCTCTGGCGATGGGCCACAGCAGTGCTGGACTGGCTGATTACTTTGGGGCCAGTCGCCACCATGGCGGGCTTACCTTCCCTGCTGCCCCAGCATTTCCTTTCAGCTTCCCTGGCCTCTTCCCCTCTGGACTCTACCACCGGCCACCGCTCATTCCTGCCACCACCTCTCCCGTCAGACAACCGTCCCATGCACCCATTACCGGGCCTGGTGCAGAGCTAAGTAAGAGTCCCCTGCTGCCTCCGAGCCCTGGCACTCAGGAGACCCGAGAGCTCCTCAAAGCTCTCCGTAAAGATGGCGGTTCACCTGGCAGTCAGATGCCAAGCTCAGAGCTCCACACTCAgagctcctcatcctccacaAAGCAGCGAAACAAGCAGAGTGACCAGTCTGAGAGCAGCGACCTGGATGATGTCAGCACGCCCAGCGGCAGCGATCTGGAGAGCACATCAGGCTCCGAGCTGGAGAGCGACATggacagtgagagggagaggggggctGCTCGAGAAAATGGCAAAGGCCCCAAGAGGAAGGCCAGCGAGGGAGGCCCCCAGAGCCCCAGCCTGACGGGCAGCAGTGCTGCTAAAGACTTTCCAGGCCCTTCCCTCATCCCATCCTCGCTGGACGAGCACACAGCTGTAACAGGGGCTGTGAATGACTCTATTAAGGCCATTGCCTCCATTGCTGAGAAGTACTTTGGCTCCACAGGGCTGGCTGGCCTACAGGACAAGAAGGTCGGGTCTCTGCCCTATCCCTCCATGTTCCCACTGCCTTTCTTCCCAGCTTTCTCTCCTCCAGTTTACCCTTTCCCAGACAGGGACCTTAGACCTCCAGGCCTGAAGGGCGAGCCACAGTCTCCGGCAGATGACGGTAAGAAGGCCCAGGGAAAATCTTCAGCCGAGTCACCATTTGACCTCACTACCAAGCGAAAGGAGGAAAAGTCAGCCCCATTCACTCCCTCCAAACCAGAGGCCTCCCACTCTGTTGGTCAGGATCAGCCGCTAGACCTGAGCCTCGGCACCAGGGGCCGTGGACGCCATccaagagaggaggagacaaagaagaacCTGAATtatgaagaggagaagggagtgGTGGAGATCCCAAAGGCAGACACCTCCTTACAGCATGCCAGGCCCACCCCTTTCTTCATGGACCCTATCTACAG CAGGGTTGAGAAGAGGAGAATGAGCGATCCGTTTGAGACTCTGAAAGACAAGTACATGCGGCCAGCTCCAGGCTTCCTCTTCCATCCACAG TTTCGTTTGCCAGATCAGAGAACTTGG atGTCGGCCATCGAGAACATGGCAGAGAAGCTGGAGACGTTTGGCTCCTTGAAGCCGGAGTCTGGCGACCTGCTGCGCTCCGTCCCGTCCATGTTTGATTTCAGAGCCCCACCCTCTGCACTTCCAGAGACGCTGCTGCGCAAAGGCAAGGAGCGCTACACATGCAG aTATTGTGGGAAAATATTCCCGCGCTCTGCCAACCTGACCCGCCACCTCAGGACTCATACAGGAGAGCAACCATATAG GTGTAAATACTGCGACCGCTCCTTCAGCATCTCCTCCAACCTGCAACGTCACATCCGCAACATCCACAACAAGGAGAAGCCCTTCAAGTGCCACTTGTGTGACCGTTGCTTCGGTCAGCAGACCAACTTGGACCGTCACCTCAAGAAGCATGAGAATGGCAACCTGTCAG gcaCTGCAATGTCGTCCCCTCAGTCTGAACTGGACAGTAGCAGTGCCATATTGGACGACAAAGAAGACtcttattttaatgaaataagaaaTTTCATCGGCAACACCGGCCAGAACCAGACATCCCCAGACCCGTCTGAGGAAGG GTTAAATGGCGGGCCATTTGAAGAAGAGAAGCCTCTGATGGCCAGCCATGTGTCACGTGACCTGGAAGACGAGGAGGCGGAGGAGCTTGGTGCTGATGAAGAAGAAGGGGAGGAGCCTAGCAACACCCCTGGGAAACCGGAAGGCGAGGTGCTCCCAAGCAACCTTAGTGATGACATCATACAAGACGAAATGGACTTCACTGGGCCAAATGACTTGAACCTCAACTGCAAAACCTCTCCCAGGGG GTATaaggatgaggaggagcagagcgGCTACTCAGCCCTGGATCATATTCGTCACTTTTCAGACATGCGCAAGCTGGAGGAAAGTGAACTGAGcgaaggagatggagatgaggacGACGGATCATTTGGCTCCCCCTCCCTGAACGAGGCAGTCAAACAGCCACTCTTTAGGAAATCTAAGTCTCAG gcgtACGCCATGATGCTGTCTCTGGCTGAAAAGGACTCTCTCCACCCAGCCACCCACACCCCAGCCACCATGTGGCACAGTCTGGCACGGGCTGCTGCTGAATCCAGCGCAATCCAGTCCCTCAGCCATGTATGA